GACCGTCGCCCTTCGTCTCGAATTCCTTGCGCATGTAATTCAGCACGACGAAGTGCCGTTCGGTGAGGGCGGCGATGCCTTCCTCGGTGGCGAGGGCTTGGGCGATGGTGGCGTCCCAGTCCTTGTAGTTGATCATGAAACCCTCGGCGTCGAAGTCGATGGGCTTGTTGTTGATGGTGCGGATGGCCATGGCGGGTGGTGTGGTTGAAAATTGAGTGATGAGAGTTGAGAGACGAAGAGGAGCGCGGCTCACGCGGCGGTGGTTTTCTTGCCGCTCATGCTGAAGGCGTGGCCGACGGGCATGGGGCGCGCGGGGAGGAGCATGTTCCAATAGACCCAGCGGAACATGAGTTTCCCGAAGTGATTCAGGCGCGTCTCCTTGAGCAGCGACATCGGGCCAACGTGCGGGAGCGGGTAGTGGCCGGGCAGCGGCTCGACGTCGTAGCTGAAGTCGATGAGCAGCGCCTTGCCGTCGCCGGACTCGATGAAGCAGTTGGCGTGGCCGTCGAACTTCGCCTCGGGCGCGTTGCCGGCCACGACGCTGAGGATGTTTTCCATCAGCACGTCGGCTTGGAAGTGCGCGACCGAACCGGCTTTCGAGGAGGGCAGGTCGGTGGCATCGCCGAGAGCGAAGATGTTGGGCGCGACCTTGGAGACGAGCGTGTGCTTGTCGGTCGGGACGTAGTTGAGCTCGTCGCCGATGCCGGAAGCACCGATGACGGGATCGCCCATGTTGGTGGGCACCGTCACGAGCAGGTCGTAGGCGACCTCGCGCTCGTCCCAGGAGTGGATCTTCTTCGCCTCCTGATCGACGCGACCGAGGGCGAAGTCGGCGGTGAGGTGGATGCGACGTTTGTCCAGGAAGTCGCCGAGCAGTTCCGCGGCCTTCGGCTTGGTGAACGCGGCCGGGAGCGGCGTGACGTAGTCGATCTCGACTTTGTCGCGCATGCCTTTGGCGCGGAAATACGAGTCGGCGAGGAAGGCGAACTCGAGCGGCGCGACGGGGCACTTGATCGGCATCTCGGCGATGTTCACGACGAGGCGGCCGCCCTTGAACTGGTCGAGCTGGCGTTGGAGCGCGGTGCAGCCTTCGAGCGTGTAGAACTCGCCGACGGACTTGTGCCACTCGTCGCCCAGCATGCCCTCGTTCTGCGCGGGCACGGGCTGGGTGCCGGTGGCGATGATGAGGAAGTCGTAGGCGAGCACGTGGCCGCCCTTGAGGTGCACGCGGTTGTGGTCGGGTTCGATGCGCTCGATGAGCGCTTCGACGAAATCCACGCGCGGGTGCAGCGTCTTGCGGCGGGATTTGACGAGGTCCTGCGGTTCGTAGCCGTGGAACGGCACGAAGAGGAAGCCGGGTTGGTAAGGGTGGTCGTTGTCGCGATCGACCACGGTGATGCGCCACCCGGAGGAGGGCAGCGCGCGGGCCAGTTTGTTGGCCATGATGGTGCCAGCGGTGCCGGCGCCGAGGATCACGAAGTTTTTCATGGCGGGTTTTTCGTTGAGCGCGGGTGGGGAGGCGGCGTCAGAAGCGGTAGCTATACATCAGCTGGGCGTTGTTCTGCCCGTGCGTGATGTGGATGCCGTAGCCGTTGGTCTTGCCGACCTCGAAGCCGTGGGTGAACGAGAAGTCGAGGCTGGAGCGCTCGTCGAACTTCCAGCCGAAGCCGACCATCAGGTGGCGTTCGATCGTGGCCGGGAAGAGGCAGTTCAGGAACTTGTCCGGGATCGGGTCGCTCGAGGCCGCGCCGCCGAAGCGGAGCGTGAGCTTGTCGGTCGCCTGGTAGGCGGCGCCGAGCTGCGCGACGAGCTGGTCGTCCCAGTTCTGGAAGAGCACGGCGCTGAGCTGCTGGCCGGCGAAGTTGCCGTTGCTGGCGGCGGACGACGCGGTGAAGGTCATCGCGAACTGGTTCATGACGCTCGCCCAGTAGATTTGGCGGAGGTCGGCGGCGATGAGCCAGCGCTCGTTCGGGCGGTAGGCGAGGCCGGCGCCGAGCATGGCGGGCCACTCGAAATTGTTCACCTTCATCTCGCCGTTGAGCGTCTGCGCCATGCGGCCCATGCCGGGGACGTTGAGCTGGAAGCTCATCGCGGCGCGGCTCGTCTTGAGGTCGCTGAGCGAAGACTTGGTGTGGTAGGTGAGGCCGAGGGTGAGTTGCGGGGAGGCTTGGTAAAGGACGCCGATCTTGCCGGCGTAGCCGTAGCCCTTGGCCTCGCCGGTCATCGCGTTGCCGTTGGAGAAGTTGAAATACGCGTAGTCGACGTTCGTGCCGGCGGGCAGCGTGGCCATCATGCCGCTGAAGCTCTGGACGATCGTGCCGGAGGCGCGGCCGAATTGCTGGCTGGTTGGCATCACGAGGTCGAAGAACTGCGTGCCGCTCATGGCCATCTTGAGGTCCATGCCGGCCCACAGGAAATCGGCGGTGGCGGCGACGTGGAGGCGGTCGTTCACCTTCCAGACGATCGGGGCGATGACGCGGCCGACGGAGACCTCGGTGCGATTCTCGAGGCCGAAGCCGAGGCCGCGCCAGGAATTCGCGTCGTATTGGCAGCCCATGCCGCCCTGGCCGAAGATGCCGAGGCCATAAGTGAGGTCGCCCGAGCGCCGCGCGTAGCCGAAGGCCGGCATGTAGAACGCCGTGAGCTCCGAATCAGCCTTCGCTCCGGCGGGGTTGGTCGCCGTGATGTCAGGCCCGAGGATGCCGATGGCGACATCGAGGCGGGCGCGCTCAGCCATGAGGCCGAGCGTGGCCGGGTTGTTGATGACGGCGGCGGTGCCGTTGTCGAAGGCCATGGAGGTGCCGCCCATCGCCGTGGCGATGGGGCCGTAGCCTTCCATGTTCATGCCGTTGGTCGCGACCAGCGGGCTCGTGAGACCGACCGCCGCGAGCGTGGCCGCGAGGGGGAGAAGGGAGCGCAGGGTTTTCATGGGCGGATGCCGTTTGGGGGGATTTGATCCGGCCTCCATTGTCGCACGAACCCCGCTCATCCGCTGCGCGCCCATTGGCAAAAGTGATGGCGTGAGCAAGTATATGCGCAAATGCTCAAATAGATAAGCACGGCTTGGGGGTGTTCTCCACCGTTCCGGCTCAAGTGAGGGTCCCGGTGTTCCGATGTAAGGGGAGGTCGTCACCTCATGAGAAACCTCAGTCTCCGTCTCCAGCTGTTGCTGGCTTTCGGCGTCATCGCGTCCATCGCGCTCGTCGTCGCCGGCATTGGCTACCTTGCCACCCACCGCGTCAGCGGTTACGTCAACCACATCGGAGAGCACACGATGCCCGCCATGGAGGGGCTGCTCGAATCCCGGTTCGAGCTCGAGAGCGTGCGGGTGGCCCAGCGCACGCTGCTGTCGCCCAATCTCAAGCCCGACGATCGGGCCCGACAGTTTACCAACGCCCAGGAGGCGCTGGAGCGCTACCGAAAGGAGTTCGCCGTCTACAGCGCGGAGGCGAAGAGCGGACCGCACGCCGGCGAGATCGCGCAGCTTGAGCGCCAGGTCGCCGACTGGCAGGAGGCGAACGACAAATTTTTCGCGACCGTGCACGCCCTCGAGCGCATGGACGTCACCAATCCCGTGGCACTCGAGGCGCAGCAGGAGGGCTTCCGGGGCGACCACCATCAGGCCATTGCGCGCGCGGCGACGCACATTTTCGGGGCGCAGGCCTACACCGGCGGCACTGATGCCACCGCCTGCCGCTACGGCAAATGGCTCTCCAGTTACCGCACCGCCAATCCCGCGATCAGCGGCCTCATGGAAAAATCCCGCGGGCCGCACGCGCGTTTCCACGCGGCCATCGCCGCCATCCAGGCCAAGCTCTCCGCCGGCGAAACCGCGGAGGCGCAGAAAATCTACACCGAGAACCTCGTGCCTGCGGCCGACGAGACCATCGGCATGTTCGGCGCGCTCCTGGCCGAAACCGCCAAGGCCCGCGACATTTACGACCAGCTCGACCACATCACGATGACCGAAGTGCGCGAAAAGCAGAAGATCGTGCAGGCGTCCTACTCGGCGCTGGTTGCCGCCTCGCGAACGGAGGCGGATCGCGCGGTCGATACGGCGCAGGCGGACGCCCGTTCCTCCGGACGCGGGGTGGCGATCGCCACGCTCGCCGGCGTCGTGCTCGCGCTTGTGCTCGGGTTCGGCCTCGCCTTTTCGCTGTCGAACCGCATCGGCGCCGTCAGCGCCACGCTCGATGCCGGTGCGGACCAGACCGCCGCGGCGGCCACACAGATTGCCGGCGCGAGTTCCAGCCTGGCCGAAGGTGCAAGCCGGCAGGCCGCGGCCCTCGAGGAAACCTCCGCCACGCTCGCGGAGATTTCGAGCATGACCAAGCGCGCCGCCGATCACGCCCGCGAAGCGAAATCCATCGCCCGCGACGCGCGCGGCGCGGCCGAAACCAGCTGAGAGCGACGTCGCGCAGATGAGCAAGGCGATGGAGGACATCGGCCGCGCCACCCGCGAGGTCGAGGCCATCGTCAAGACCATCGACGAGATCGCCTTTCAAACGAACATCCTCGCGCTCAACGCCTCCGTCGAGGCCGCGCGCGCGGGCGAAGCCGGCGCCGGTTTCGCCGTCGTCGCCGGCGAGGTGCGCACGCTCGCCCAACGCGCCGCCGATGCCGCGAAGGACACCGCGCAGCGCATCACCGCCGCCAGCACCGCGAGCAATTCCGGCCGCGAATACGTCGGCCGGGTGCAGGGCCGCCTGACGGAGATCCTCGCGAAGACCCGTCAGGTCGACGAGGCGATGGAAGCGATCGTCGTGGCCGCCCGCGAGCAGGACACCGGCCTCAGCCAGGTAAACACCGCGATGGCCGAGATGGACAAACTCACCCAGGAAAACGCCGCGTCGGCGGAGGAATCCGCGTCGGCCTCCGAGGAATTGCACGCCCAAACCGAGGAGTTGCGCGCGGCGATGAGCCGGTTGCACGCCATCGTTCGTGGCGTGCGTGCGGCGCAGACGGAGGACGCCGCGCACGCGGGCGCCGTGGCGGTGCCCTCGGTCAAGTCGCCCGTCCGCGAACCCGCGCGCGCCGCCGCCGTGGCCGCTCGCTAACGACGCGTGCGGCGAGCCCGCTCAGGCGGGCCGGCGCGCGAGGATCTGCACGACCGCGCTGCGTCCGGTGTGGCCGCCGCCCTCGTGCACGTCGCGCTCGAGTTCGCGTCCGATCTCGAACTTGAGCCCGGGTAACTCGGTGCGCAGCAGCTCGAGCGTGGGCAGCAACGCCGGGTCCTTCGGCCCGCCGGTGCCAAACGCGAGCTGCGCGGGCGTGTAGGCTTCCATCACGAAGACACCGCCCGGGCGCAGACCTGCGGCGACTCGGGCAAGGACGTCGCGTCGCAGCTCCGGCGGCAAGTGCATGAAAATCGCCACGATGCCGCTCCACGCGCCGGGCGCGATGGCGTAGGCCGCGAGATCGGCCGCTTCGGTCGTAAGTGCGACCCCGCGTTGCGCGGCGAGCGCTTGCGCCTTCGCGAGTCCGGTTGCGGAAAGATCGGTCGCGGTCACGGCGTGTCCGCGCGTGGCGAGGAAGACAGCGTTGCGACCCTCGCCCTCGGCGAGGCAAAGCACCGGGCCGGCGGGAATCCGGTCGGCGACGACGCGGAGAAAATCATTGGGCTCCGTCCCGAAGACGAAGTCCGGCGTGGAGTAGCGGTTGTCCCAGAATTCGGCGCCGTAAGCGGGGTTCAGTGCCATGCGTTGAACACCCAACCCACAATCGTGGTGCCGACAAGCACGACGACGGAAAAAATCACGAGCAGGCGCACGGTCATCACGCTGCGCAGCATCACGAGCTCGGGGAGCGACACGCCGACGGCGGAGAGCAGGAACGCCAGCGCGGTGCCGAGCGGCACCCCCTTGGCGACGAAGGCCTCGAGGAGCGGCACGGTGGCGTTGGCGCTGACGTAGAGCGGCAGGCCGGCGAGCGAGGCCAGCGGCACGGTCCACGCGCCGCGGCCGGCGAAGAGCGATTGGAAGAAATTCTCCGGCACGAAACCGTGGAGCCCCGCGCCGAGCACGAGCGCGCCGACGAGCCACGGCGCGATGTTGCGCAGGATGCGGCCGCTGGTTTGCGCGGCGTCGATGAGGCGCGCGCGCCAGCCTTCGGGCGGCATGTCGTCATCCTCCTCGCCGGTGAATTGAGCGTTCGGCTGCAGCCAGCGCTCGGCGCGCAACGCCCCGAGGAAGAGGCCGCCGCCGATGCCGAGGAGGATGCCGGCGGTGGCGTAGCCGAGCGCGAGTTTCCAGCCGAAGGTGGCGGCCATGATCGCGACCGCGATCTCGTTCACCAGCGGCGAGGTGATGAGGAAGGCGAACGCGACGCCGATGGGGAAACGCGCCTGCACGAAGCCGAGGAAGATCGGCACCGACGAGCACGAGCAGAACGGTGTCAGCGCGCCGAACAGCGCGGCCGCCGGATAGCCCAGCAGCCGGCCGCCGCGGCCTTCGAGCTTCGCGCGGAGTTTGTCGTGCGGGATGGCGCCGCGCACGAGCGCCATCAGGAACGAGACGCCGGCGACGAGCACGACGACCTTGAGCAGGTCGTAGACGAAAAAATGCAGCGCCGCGCCGAGGCCGCGCGCCGCATCGAGTGCGCACGCCGCGACGACGCGGTCAGCGATCCATTCTGCCCAGAACCACATGGTCGTAGTGAGATACGAGCCGCGGCGCGGGGCAACGCCGCGAGCCCGTCATTCCTTGGTCTTCAGGCCGCAGGTATTGATGCCGAGCGGCAGGTAGGCCGGGCAGAAGCCGAAGGCGGCGGTGAGCAGCGGCACGGCGCCGACGAGGCCCCACCAGCTTTTGAAGTAGTAGCCCGCGCCGAGAATGGCGCAGCCGAGGATGATGCGAACGATGCGATCGATGAAGCCGACGTTGGTTTTCATTTTGTTTTTTGGGGGGAGGAGGAAATCAGCGGTGTTTCGGCGAGCAGATGGGCCAGCCGGCCTTATCCCAGTCGCGGAGCGAGCCGGCGTTCACGGCGTCGAAGCCTTCCTTTTTCAGCGTCGAGGCGGCCATGCCGGAGCGCGTGCCAGAGGCGCAGTAGAGGAGGAGTTTCTTGCCCTTGTTTTTCTCGAGGAAGGCGCGCCATTGCGTGCGCTCGCCGCGGAGGTCGCTGAGCGGCATGAGCGCGGCGGTCTTGGCGACGCCGCTGTGCCACTCCATCGGCTCGCGGAGATCGACGAGCACGGCGGTGCCGGCTTTGAGCGCGGCCTTGGCGTCTTCGAGCGGGATGCCGGGGCGCATCATGATGAGCTGGCGCACGACCATGAAGGCCATGAACGCGAGGAGGAGGAGGAGGAACCAGTTCATGCGAACGGAGAGAAGGAAGGTAGAGGTCGGCGTGCGGCGGGTCGCCTGCAAGCAGGCTCCTACATGGAACGATTGGGGATTAGGGCTGGGTCTCGGGCAGCTCGCACGGGGGCGCGGGCGGTGGCGTGGCGGGTTGGCCGGCGTGGGTCATGTAGTAGATCAGCGGCACGGCGAGCGGGCTGATGACGAGGGAGGCGATGGCGCCGAAGAGCAGCGAGATCGCGAGGCCTTGGAAGATCGGGTCGGCGAGGATTACGAGGCCGCCGACGACCACCGCGAGCGCGGTGAGCATCATCGGACGGAAGCGCACGGCGCCGGACTCGATGCAGGCTTGGGCGAGCGTGCGGCCGTGGCTGAGACGCAGCTCGATGAAATCCACGAGGATGATCGAATTTCGCACCACGATGCCGGCGCCGGCCATGAAGCCGATCATCGACGTGGCGGTGAAGAACGCGCCCATCACCGCGTGCGCCGGCATGATGCCGACGAGCGAGAACGGAATCACCGTCATCACGATGAGCGGCGTGGAGTAGTTTTTGAACCAGCCGACCATGAGCATGTAGATGAGGATGAGCACGGCGCCGAAGGCCAGGCCGAGGTCGCGGAAGACCTCGATCGTGACTTGCCACTCGCCGTCCCACTTCATCGCGGGTTCGCGGTCGTCGAAGGGCATGGCGGAGTTGTAGAGCTTCACGGTGTCGGTCGTGCCGCCGAAGTCGGTGCCTTTGAGTTTCGCGAGTTCCTGGTTCATCGCGAGGATGGCGTAAACGGGGCTCTCGACTACGCCGGCGACGTCGCCGGTGACGTAGGTGACGTTCATCAGGTTCTTGTGGTAGATGTTCCGCTCGGCGCGGGTCTGTTCGAGAGTGACGAGCTCGCGGAGCGGCACGAGCGGCGCGGCGGGATTCATCTCCGAGCGCACGGTGAGCGCGAGGATGTCGTCGGGCCGGGCGCGGGCGGCGCGCGGGAGTTCGAGGACGATGGCCACGTCTTCGCGCTCGGCGGGAGCGTGGAGGAGCGTGACGGGGTAACCCTGCACGCCCATCTGCACGGTGCGCGCGATGGCGGCCTCGGTCAGGCCGTGGAGCGCGGCCTTGGCCTTGTCCACACGGAGAATCGTGCGCGGCTGCTCGGCTTCGACATACCAATCCACGTCCACGACGCCGGGCGAGGCTTTGAAGACGCTGCGGACTTGGTCGGCGAGTTTGAGGCGCGCTTCTTCGCTCGGGCCGTAGATTTCGGCGACGAGGGTGGAGAGGACCGGCGGGCCGGGCGGCACCTCGGCGACGACGACGACGGCGTCGTATTTCGCGGCGATGGCGGTGAGGCGCGGGCGGATGCGCTTGGCGATGTCGTGGCTCTGCGCGGAACGCTCGTGCTTCGGCACGAGGTTGACCTGGATGTCGGCGACGTTGCTGCCGCGCCGCATGAAGTAGTGGCGGACGAGGCCGTTGAAATTAAACGGCGACGCGGCGCCGGCATAAACCTGGTAGTCGCGCACCTCGGGCTCGGTGCGGAGCGAGGCGGCCATTTCTCGGGCGACGCGGGCGGATTGCTCGAGCGTCGTGCCCTCGGGGAGGTTGATGATGACTTGGAACTCCGACTTGTTGTCGAAGGGCAGCATCTTGACCTTCACGGCGCCGATGCCGACGAGACCGGCGGAGCCGACGGTGAGGAAGGCGACGACCGCGAGGAACGCCCAGCGCCACGAGCGGTGGGCGATCAAGGGCTGCATGAAACGCGTGTAGAGGCGCGTGAACGCGTTGTCCGGCATCGTGTCGTGATCCTCGGCGGCGGTGGGCACGAACTCGGAGGTGTGGCCGTCCTTGTTGTGGTGGCCGCGGAGGACCTTCAGCGCGGCCCACGGCGTGACGGCGAAGGCAACGAGCAACGAGAAGAGCATCGCGGCGCTGGAGCCGATCGGGATCGGGCGCATGTAGGGGCCCATCATGCCGCTGACGAACGCCATTGGCAGCACGGCGGCGATGACGGCCCACGTCGCGAGGATCGTGGGATTGCCGACTTCGTCCACGGCCTCGATGGCGACGTCGATGAGCGGGCGGTGGCGGCAGCTCGGGAGGTTCATGTGCCGGACGATGTTTTCGACGACGACGATCGCGTCGTCCACGAGGATGCCGATGGAGAAGATCAGCGCGAAGAGCGTGATGCGGTTCAGCGTGTAGCCGTAGAGATAGAAAACCAGCAGCGTGAGACCGAGCGTCACGGGGATGGCGAGCAACACGACGAGCGACTCGCGCCAGCCGAGGAAGAACATGATGAGGATCGCGACGCCGAAGACGGCGATGCCCATGTGGAGGAGGAGCTCGTTGGATTTCTCGGCGGCGGTGGCGCCGTAGTCGCGCGTGAGTGTCACCTCGACGTCGGCGGGAATCGTGGTGCCGCGGAGCGCGGCGATTTTCTCGTTCACGGCGGCGACGACTTCGACGGCGTTGGCGCCGGGGCGCTTGGCGAGCGAGAGTGTGACGGCGGCCTGCTCGGTGGTGTCGGTTGTAGCCGGCCTCGATGAGGCCGGGCCGGGGTCAGCGACCCCGGCTACAGGAGGCGTGGCGGCCGGGTGTGAAACGCCGCGGCCGAACAGGACGTAGTTGGACGGTTCTTCGGCGGTGTCGCTGATTGTGGCGACGTCGCGGAGATAGACGGGGCGGTCGCCAGAGACGCCGACGACGACATTGCCGACGTCACGCGCGTCGCGGAGGAAGGTGCCGGTTTGGAGAACGGTTTCCTGGTTGGCGAAGGACTGCGCGCCGGTGTGCGTCTGCGAATTCGCCTGCTGCAGCATCGGCACGAGGTAGGACGCGGCGAGGTTGCGCGCGGTGAGGGCGTTCGGGTCGAGCTGCACGCGAACTTGGCGGCGCGTGCCGCCGATGAGCGTCGTCTCGGCGACCATCGGGATGGCTTTGACGGACTCCTCGACCTGCGCGGCGATGCGGCGCAGCGTGTAGTGATCGTAGCGCGCGCTGTGGAACGTGAGGGCGACGACGGGCACGTCGTCGATCGTGCGCGGCTTGATCAGCGGCGGCGTGACGCCGAGCGGGATGTGGTCGAAGTTGGTCTGAAGCTTCTGGTTGAGGCGGACGAGCGCGGTCTCGAGATCGGTGCCGACCTTGAAACGCACGACGGTCATGCTGCCGCCGGGACTGGAGGTGGAGTAGAGGTATTCGACGCCGGCGATTTCCCAGAGGAGTTTCTCCATCGGGCGCGTGACGCGATTCTCCACCTCGGGCGCGCTGGCGCCGGGCATGGCGACCATGACGTCGATCATGGGCACCTTGATCTGCGGCTCCTCTTCGCGCGGGAGCATGAGCACGGCGAAAACGCCGAGCAGGAGCGACGCGGCGACGACGATGGGCGTCAGCTTCGAGTCGATGAACATCGCGGCCATGCGGCCGGCGATGCCGTATTGGCGGGGCGCGGTGCTCATGGGGCGATCTCGAGCGGTTGACCTTCACGGAGTCCGGCCGGAGCGCGGACGATCACGGATTCGCCGACAGAGAGACCGGAGAGAATCTCGATGCGTCCGTCGTGGGCGGCGCCGGTTTTCACGAGGCGGAGCTCGGCGCGGTTGTTGATGGCAACAAAGACGTGCTCCAACTGGCCGGCGCTACTCAAGGCGTCGGCCGGCACGACGATCGCGTGCACGGTCGCGGAGGGAACGTGGACGCGGACGAATTGGCCGGAGCGCACGGGCGCGTCGGTGGCGACGGCGAGTTTGGCGGTGACGGTGCGCGCGAAGGCGTCGGAGGCGGACGAGAGTTCGACGATGTTGGCGCGGAACGTGGCGCCGGACTCGGCTTGCACGAGGAGCGCGTCGCCGAGTTTCACGTTGGCCGCGAGGGAGTCGGGGATGCCGGTCTCGATCTGGAGGTCGCCCGCGCCCTCTACTTCGAGGAGCGGGTGGCCGGGCGCGGCGAGGTCGCCGGCGTGGACGAATTTGCGGGTGACGGTGCCGGCGAAGGGCGCGCGCAGCTCGGTGTAGCCGAGCATGGTCTCGGCTTCGCGCAGCATCGCCTCGGCGCCGGCGAAGCGGTCTTCGAGGCCGCGCACCATGTCGGCGGTGCTGGCGTTCTTGGCGAGGAGGTCGCGTTCGCGGGCGAGGTCGCGCTGGGCGACGTTGAATTGCGAGCGAGCTTGGGCGACGCGCGCGGAGATTTCAGCGGCGGAGATTTTCAACAGCACCTCGCCGGCGGCGACGCGTTGGCCGAGCGTGACGGGCAGGTCGGAGATGGTGCCCATGACCCTGGCGGCGAGTATCGCGCGCTCGGCGGGGCGGACGGTGCCGGTGACTTCGGTGAGGACGGGGGCGTCGATCGCGGCGGCTTTCGCGACGGACACGCGTGCGGTGGGGAGCGCGGGAGCGGCGGTCGCGGAATCAGCGCCGTGCTTCGCGCAGCCGGCGAGGAGCGCGAGGGCGAGGATGAGAGCGGTGGCGGGGAGTTTCATTTTTGTTAAACGGGTCGGGGAGCGGAGGTCTGGCGGGTCGCCTGCAAGCAGGCTCCTACAGGTTCGCAGCACCGAGCGGCGTGAGGCCGATGGCGCGGTGGAGTTCGGCGAGGGCGATGCGCTCGTCGGCTTCGGCGATGGTGCGGCGCATGCGCGCCTCGATGAGGCGGCTTTCGACGCCGATGAGGTCGGAGGCGAGGAGCGCGCCTTTCTCGAAGCGCGCGCGGGTGAGGACGGCGCTCTCCTCGGCTTGCGCGACGGTCTGGGCGCTGACGTCGAGGCGTTCGCGGGCCGAATCGTGGGCGAGGCGGGCCTGCTCGGCTTCGAGGGCGAAACCGAGTTCGGCTTTGCGGAGCATTTCCTTCACTTGGGCGAGCTCGGCCTCGGCTTGGCGGATTTTGCCGGAGGTCTGGCCGCCGTCGAAGACGTTCAGGTCGACGGAGACGCCGGCGAGCCAGCTGTCGGCGTGGCGGTCGAGTTGCCAGCCGCGGTCGTATTGGTAGGAGGCGAAGGCGTTGACGGTGGGGCGGCGCGCGCCGCGGGCGACGGCGACCATTTTTTCCGCGGCGGCGAGGCGCTGGCGCAGGCCGGCGAGTTCGGGGCGGTTGGCGCTGTTCGCGGCGGAGGGGACGGTGAGGGCGTCGAGCGACGGATCGGCGGCGGCGAGTTCGACGGTCTCGCCGGGTTGCGGTTCGCGGCCGAGGACGAAGAGGAAGGCGCGTTCGGCCAGCGCGGCGCCGTGGCGGGTGACGGTGAGTTGCTCGCGGGTCTGGGCGAGCTGGACCTCGAGGCTGAGGAGGTCGGCCTTGAGCAGCTGGCCGGCTTCGAAGCGGAGGCGGGCGTTGGCGAGGGCGGCTTCGTAGGCGCGGACGCCGGCGGCGACGGCGGTGGCGGCTTCGCGGGCTTTGCGGAGGTTGAGGAGGGACTTGATCGCCTCGGTGGCGAGTTGCTGTTGGGCGGCGCGGAGATCCTCGGCGGCGGCGAGGGCGCCGGCGCGGGCGGCGTTGCGTCCGGCGGTGGCGCGGCCGCCGCTGTAGAGGTTGTAGCCGACGGTGCCGGTGAGGTTGAGGTTATCGATCTTGCCCGGGTGGTTGAAATCGAGGCCGAAGTTGAAGGCCCGCTGGTTGAGGATGGAGCCGAAGGCCATCATCGGGCTGTTCGTGTCCGTGTAGCGGCCGGAGACGCTGAGCTGGGGCATCCAGGCGGCGTTGGCCTGTTCGATCATCGCCTCGGCAGCGACGGTGCGCTGGCGGGCGAGGGCGGCATCGGGGTTGTCGCGCAGGGCGGTGGCGACGGCTTCGGATGCGGTCCACGGCGCGGCGTGGGCGGCGGCGAACGACAGGAGGAGGGCCGGCAGGAGAGTCGGACGGAGCAGGGAATTCATGATCAGGAGGAACTGCGTGAGCCGGAAGACCAGAGGAGGCCGAGCACGGTGCCGTAGAGGGCGCCGCGCCACCAGGTCGAGGTGAGCGGGCAGGTGCCGGAGGAGCATTGGCCGTAGTAGCCGAGCGCCGCCCCGAAGGCGGCCCCGGCCAGGATCGGCAAGAGGAAGAGCAACCACGCGGGCATGGCGGCGGGGGATCAGCGGCGGCCGCCCCAGTGAATCACGTCGTGGTCGTCGACCCAGCCGAGTTTCGTCAAAAGCAGCGTGGGCGGGCAGAAGCCGGTGAAGACGGACTGGATGAGGTTCAACCCGACGAAGGCCGGCAGCAGCAGCCACCAGGGGCTGACCCAGTGGGTGAGGGCGACCCCGATGAGGGTGGCGGTGCCGGCGAGGAGGCGGACGAGGTGGTGCGTGGTCATGGCAATAATGCTTATTGACTTTATATGCGCATAAATGCATATACTTGCCACGATGTCAAGAGGCTGTTTCCTGCGCCACATGCCCAAACACCGCCCGCTCAACGAGGACGCCCTCCAGCTCGTCGCCGCCCGTTTCGCCGTGCTGGCGGAGCCGATGCGGTTGCGCCTGATCCAGTCGTTGTTCGAGGGCGAGCGGAACGTCACCGACCTCGTCGAGGCCACCGGCGGCACGCAGGCGAACGTCTCGCGGCACCTCCAGACGCTCACGGCGGCGCACATCCTCGCGCGGCGCAAGGAGGGGTTGCAGGTTTTCTACCGCATCAGCGATCCGACGATCCCGAAGCTGTGCGAACTCGTCTGCGGCAGCCTGG
This portion of the Opitutia bacterium genome encodes:
- a CDS encoding DUF2892 domain-containing protein, yielding MKTNVGFIDRIVRIILGCAILGAGYYFKSWWGLVGAVPLLTAAFGFCPAYLPLGINTCGLKTKE
- a CDS encoding rhodanese-like domain-containing protein, with the translated sequence MNWFLLLLLAFMAFMVVRQLIMMRPGIPLEDAKAALKAGTAVLVDLREPMEWHSGVAKTAALMPLSDLRGERTQWRAFLEKNKGKKLLLYCASGTRSGMAASTLKKEGFDAVNAGSLRDWDKAGWPICSPKHR
- a CDS encoding efflux RND transporter permease subunit; translation: MSTAPRQYGIAGRMAAMFIDSKLTPIVVAASLLLGVFAVLMLPREEEPQIKVPMIDVMVAMPGASAPEVENRVTRPMEKLLWEIAGVEYLYSTSSPGGSMTVVRFKVGTDLETALVRLNQKLQTNFDHIPLGVTPPLIKPRTIDDVPVVALTFHSARYDHYTLRRIAAQVEESVKAIPMVAETTLIGGTRRQVRVQLDPNALTARNLAASYLVPMLQQANSQTHTGAQSFANQETVLQTGTFLRDARDVGNVVVGVSGDRPVYLRDVATISDTAEEPSNYVLFGRGVSHPAATPPVAGVADPGPASSRPATTDTTEQAAVTLSLAKRPGANAVEVVAAVNEKIAALRGTTIPADVEVTLTRDYGATAAEKSNELLLHMGIAVFGVAILIMFFLGWRESLVVLLAIPVTLGLTLLVFYLYGYTLNRITLFALIFSIGILVDDAIVVVENIVRHMNLPSCRHRPLIDVAIEAVDEVGNPTILATWAVIAAVLPMAFVSGMMGPYMRPIPIGSSAAMLFSLLVAFAVTPWAALKVLRGHHNKDGHTSEFVPTAAEDHDTMPDNAFTRLYTRFMQPLIAHRSWRWAFLAVVAFLTVGSAGLVGIGAVKVKMLPFDNKSEFQVIINLPEGTTLEQSARVAREMAASLRTEPEVRDYQVYAGAASPFNFNGLVRHYFMRRGSNVADIQVNLVPKHERSAQSHDIAKRIRPRLTAIAAKYDAVVVVAEVPPGPPVLSTLVAEIYGPSEEARLKLADQVRSVFKASPGVVDVDWYVEAEQPRTILRVDKAKAALHGLTEAAIARTVQMGVQGYPVTLLHAPAEREDVAIVLELPRAARARPDDILALTVRSEMNPAAPLVPLRELVTLEQTRAERNIYHKNLMNVTYVTGDVAGVVESPVYAILAMNQELAKLKGTDFGGTTDTVKLYNSAMPFDDREPAMKWDGEWQVTIEVFRDLGLAFGAVLILIYMLMVGWFKNYSTPLIVMTVIPFSLVGIMPAHAVMGAFFTATSMIGFMAGAGIVVRNSIILVDFIELRLSHGRTLAQACIESGAVRFRPMMLTALAVVVGGLVILADPIFQGLAISLLFGAIASLVISPLAVPLIYYMTHAGQPATPPPAPPCELPETQP
- a CDS encoding efflux RND transporter periplasmic adaptor subunit, with amino-acid sequence MKLPATALILALALLAGCAKHGADSATAAPALPTARVSVAKAAAIDAPVLTEVTGTVRPAERAILAARVMGTISDLPVTLGQRVAAGEVLLKISAAEISARVAQARSQFNVAQRDLARERDLLAKNASTADMVRGLEDRFAGAEAMLREAETMLGYTELRAPFAGTVTRKFVHAGDLAAPGHPLLEVEGAGDLQIETGIPDSLAANVKLGDALLVQAESGATFRANIVELSSASDAFARTVTAKLAVATDAPVRSGQFVRVHVPSATVHAIVVPADALSSAGQLEHVFVAINNRAELRLVKTGAAHDGRIEILSGLSVGESVIVRAPAGLREGQPLEIAP